In Aedes albopictus strain Foshan chromosome 3, AalbF5, whole genome shotgun sequence, the following are encoded in one genomic region:
- the LOC109408785 gene encoding uncharacterized protein LOC109408785 has translation MSRNESSRPLTCGLCSDPENDQMVACDLCDKWYHYKCVHVGDSIADQSWSCPGCRNELLAASTPVGQPAKSIGSRRSGISSSSSIRAARAALELQQLEERKQLEMKRVVEEEERRKQEAELEKSRIEQLRLHREKEADLERKKLESQRRQLEEEQALAKKKLEEEKSRADLLRQLEDKYLAEKYRILNSQLEGASISPSSGSSVSSVRTSKSAKVLPNAKQRKPVNLPRGAEELRSQQVGLRMPKGIEEDRERLNQMRHEEDKRREESRKMLEQMGFAEKHNVLYAPRMQNAAEWAMNLPDEESAPGGMPTFPVPMSKPGQERYTGAYPKPKKQVSEDPGEPVPTIPCANRVGGPNTQIDGSGFGIDRFIRRAAPSFNLPLQPSHLPTVPEENPPSTYPAPVDLRRGSNPRPAQVATQNNPGSSGLTNSQLAARQVLPKDLPVFSGNPEDWPVFISNYENSTNECGYSNAENLIRLQRCLRGDALGAVRSRLLLPASVPSVIETLRMLFGRPEVLIHSLLAQIRNTPAPREGRLDTLIAYGMAVQNYCDHLVAARQEAHLSNPTMLHELVEKLPSEIKLKWVDFKEMVPVVTLDTFGMFMAQMVRKASEVTTFRPASSMKALKEETRKVGSSKARGYVNHHSDHRPSGDDKMKQLPKMCPVCSKLGHALDGCSSFKLLPADDRWRVVRMNNLCRTCLKNHIPFPCRRPKDCPVNGCRLRHHPLLHTLPSESKPSPQNYHSGCHGILYRIIPVTVYGAIGSVSTFALLDEASEVTMIEKSLADSLGLKGSPDPLHLRWTGNVTRVEEQSCVVKLEVSGTGANRRFNLVNARTVESMELPVQSIKLDDLVENFPYLKGLPIEGYEKARPQLLIGLENLYLAAPLKIREGHRGQPIATKTRLGWCVYGGVPTKQGKSPGVFHVSHSSEDQQLHKLVKEHFLMDNLGVSPLGTKLESTENKRARQILESTTRRVAEGFETGLLWRRDDISFPNSYAMAFSRLKSIERKIQKSPGLAERVNDLVDAYLEKGYARVATQDDFTADQARIWYLPLGLVINPKKPQKLRLIWDAAAQVNGVSFNSMILPGPDLLVPLTSVQYRFRQRRVAITGDIKEMYHQFKIIDRDQKSQMFLYRKDPSEEPTIYVMTVGIFGAACSPCSAQFIKNLNAKEYEHTFPEAAEAIIKGHYVDDFLDSKDSIEEALRLAEEVRYVHLQGGFEIRNFLSNCPEVIDGLGERSTTTDKMWSSEVEAAESVLGIRWLPRSDELTFSVYMPTTVENLLDGSIRPTKRQVLRTVMSLYDPLGFLATYVIQGKMIIQELWRISCGWDEQVDDQVFNDWKRWVTLLPRLNDIRVPRAYFGSAIPEQCQPIQLHTFVDGSSTAYACVVYIRFVHAGQPRCALVGAKAKVAPIKTLSIPRLELQAATLGTRYAQFILENHQIPIRQQFYWTDSSTVLHWINSDSRKYRPYVACRIGEIVTTTNPSEWMKVPSAENVADKATKWGNGPCFDAEDPWFRGPKFLWNPEEWWPAQNWRGKEAAEELHTVLVNHRVVNEAVIDVARFSKWERLLRTMAYILKFGSTTENRPSSELLVNSDLLRRAEVKLWKIVQSEAFPGEIAALQNPSSTKPSGAVPVSSKLHKLSAFLDEEGLVRMDGRIGTAPNLPNEAKYPVILAQNHPITFLFVDFYHRQYNHRNQETVVNELRQVVYVPGLRRLVRKVASRCQMCKVYNASLSSPKMGPLPRARVEGFVRPFTYTGLDYFGPVLVKAGRSHVKRWVALFTCMTTRAIHMEVAHSMSTDSCKMCIRRFIARRGAPAELYSDNGTNFRGAASELQKQIQKTNQDCAETFTNTVTKWYFNPPAAPHMGGVWERLVRSVKVALQSMNFAPRVPDDETFETMILEAESMINSRPLTYVTLDWASQEALTPNHFLLGSSNGVKQPPAEPTTPSECLRSSWNLMRHILDGFWTRWLREYLPTITRRTKWFRDTKPIEVGDLVFIANEQKRNTWVRGQVVEVIRGKDGITRQALVRTEAGVIRRPAVKLAVIEVAENGKVAACQPGEQTQPYGSGDVGTALDCSQSP, from the coding sequence ATGTCGAGGAATGAATCGTCCCGCCCTCTGACCTGCGGCCTCTGCTCGGATCCAGAAAATGATCAAATGGTGGCGTGTGATCTTTGCGATAAATGGTACCACTATAAATGTGTACATGTAGGAGACTCTATTGCAGATCAGTCGTGGTCGTGTCCCGGCTGTAGGAATGAACTTCTAGCCGCTAGCACGCCGGTGGGACAACCCGCCAAATCCATTGGGTCTCGACGTTCCGGGATAAGCTCATCGTCATCTATCCGTGCGGCAAGAGCCGCCCTAGAGCTGCAGCAGCTCGAAGAACGCAAGCAGCTAGAGATGAAACGGGTTGTGGAAGAAGAAGAGCGCCGTAAACAAGAAGCGGAGCTCGAGAAGTCGCGGATTGAACAACTGCGACTGCACCGTGAGAAGGAAGCGGACCTGGAACGGAAGAAATTGGAAAGCCAACGACGACAGCTCGAAGAAGAGCAGGCGCTTGCGAAGAAGAAGCTCGAAGAAGAGAAGTCTCGAGCAGATTTGCTTCGACAATTGGAGGATAAATACCTGGCAGAGAAATACCGGATTCTGAATTCTCAGCTAGAAGGTGCATCGATTAGCCCCAGTTCGGGAAGCAGCGTATCCTCGGTGCGTACGTCGAAGAGTGCGAAAGTGTTGCCGAACGCGAAACAGCGGAAGCCGGTCAACCTTCCAAGAGGTGCCGAAGAACTACGTAGTCAACAGGTGGGTCTGCGAATGCCGAAGGGAATTGAGGAAGATCGGGAGCGGCTGAACCAGATGCGTCACGAAGAGGACAAACGTAGAGAAGAATCGCGCAAAATGTTGGAACAGATGGGATTTGCGGAGAAGCACAACGTGCTTTACGCGCCACGAATGCAGAACGCCGCGGAGTGGGCGATGAATCTTCCAGATGAAGAATCCGCCCCAGGTGGAATGCCGACCTTTCCTGTGCCGATGAGTAAACCCGGCCAGGAGAGATACACTGGTGCGTATCCAAAACCGAAAAAACAGGTAAGCGAAGATCCAGGAGAGCCTGTTCCTACAATCCCCTGCGCGAATAGAGTCGGTGGCCCAAACACCCAGATCGACGGGTCGGGATTTGGCATCGACCGCTTCATCAGACGGGCAGCTCCGTCGTTCAACTTGCCACTTCAGCCATCGCACCTGCCCACAGTTCCTGAGGAAAACCCTCCGTCAACGTATCCTGCTCCGGTGGACCTGAGGAGGGGCTCAAATCCAAGGCCAGCTCAAGTTGCCACGCAAAATAATCCAGGCTCATCTGGCCTGACGAACTCACAATTGGCAGCTCGACAGGTGCTACCGAAGGATTTGCCAGTTTTTTCCGGTAACCCGGAGGACTGGCCAGTTTTCATTAGTAATTATGAGAATTCCACCAATGAATGCGGTTACTCTAATGCGGAAAACCTCATCCGCCTACAGCGTTGCCTACGAGGAGACGCATTAGGAGCAGTCCGGAGCCGTCTTCTACTTCCGGCGTCGGTACCAAGCGTGATCGAGACGTTGAGAATGCTATTTGGCCGGCCTGAAGTTTTAATACATTCACTTTTGGCCCAAATTCGGAATACGCCAGCTCCCCGTGAAGGAAGGTTGGACACACTCATTGCATATGGTATGGCGGTACAGAACTACTGCGACCATTTAGTGGCAGCGAGACAAGAAGCACATCTTTCTAACCCGACGATGTTACACGAATTGGTCGAAAAGCTTCCATCAGAGATCAAGCTGAAATGGGTGGACTTCAAAGAGATGGTTCCAGTAGTGACCCTCGATACCTTTGGAATGTTCATGGCGCAGATGGTTCGGAAAGCCAGTGAGGTGACAACGTTTCGACCAGCATCATCGATGAAGGCTCTGAAAGAGGAAACACGAAAGGTCGGTTCTTCCAAAGCAAGAGGATATGTGAACCATCACAGCGATCACCGACCGTCTGGTGATGACAAGATGAAACAGTTACCGAAAATGTGTCCAGTCTGCAGTAAGTTGGGGCATGCGTTGGATGGTTGTAGTTCGTTTAAACTTCTTCCTGCGGATGATCGCTGGAGGGTGGTTAGAATGAATAATTTGTGCAGAACGTGCTTGAAAAATCACATACCGTTTCCCTGCCGACGACCGAAAGATTGTCCAGTCAATGGATGTAGGCTACGTCATCACCCTCTTCTTCACACCCTACCGTCCGAATCTAAGCCCAGTCCACAAAACTACCACTCGGGCTGCCACGGCATCTTGTACCGGATTATACCTGTCACGGTGTATGGTGCAATAGGTTCCGTTAGCACCTTCGCTCTACTAGACGAGGCTTCGGAGGTAACAATGATTGAGAAGAGTCTAGCTGACAGTCTAGGATTGAAAGGGTCTCCAGACCCGCTGCACCTTCGCTGGACTGGGAATGTGACCCGAGTAGAAGAACAATCCTGCGTTGTGAAACTGGAGGTATCCGGTACAGGGGCCAACCGACGGTTCAACCTGGTTAATGCACGCACCGTCGAATCCATGGAACTTCCTGTTCAATCGATTAAACTAGATGATTTAGTCGAAAACTTTCCATACCTTAAAGGACTACCAATTGAAGGGTACGAAAAAGCTCGTCCGCAATTGCTAATTGGATTGGAAAATCTGTATTTAGCCGCTCCGCTGAAGATTAGAGAGGGGCACCGTGGTCAACCAATTGCCACTAAAACGAGGTTGGGATGGTGCGTGTATGGTGGAGTGCCGACGAAGCAAGGGAAGTCACCAGGGGTTTTCCATGTCAGCCATTCGAGTGAAGATCAGCAGCTACATAAACTGGTGAAAGAACACTTCCTGATGGACAATCTCGGGGTGTCTCCATTGGGTACCAAGCTCGAGTCGACAGAAAACAAAAGGGCAAGACAGATTCTAGAATCAACTACTCGGCGTGTGGCTGAGGGTTTCGAAACCGGACTTCTTTGGAGGAGGGATGATATTAGCTTTCCAAACAGTTACGCCATGGCTTTCAGCCGCTTGAAAAGCATTGAACGGAAGATCCAGAAATCACCGGGACTAGCAGAGCGAGTGAACGATCTAGTGGACGCATACTTGGAAAAAGGCTACGCACGAGTAGCCACGCAGGACGATTTTACAGCAGATCAAGCTCGAATATGGTACTTGCCATTAGGACTTGTGATCAACCCGAAGAAGCCGCAGAAACTACGCCTAATTTGGGATGCCGCCGCTCAGGTGAATGGTGTGTCATTTAACTCGATGATACTGCCAGGTCCAGACCTCTTGGTGCCTCTGACGAGTGTTCAGTACCGATTCCGACAGCGACGAGTGGCGATAACTGGGGACATCAAGGAAATGTACCACCAGTTCAAAATTATAGACCGAGACCAGAAGTCACAGATGTTTTTGTACCGCAAAGATCCGTCAGAAGAGCCTACTATCTACGTGATGACTGTGGGAATTTTTGGAGCCGCTTGTTCGCCATGCTCGGCTCAGTTTATAAAAAACCTAAATGCGAAGGAGTACGAGCACACTTTTCCAGAAGCAGCGGAAGCAATTATAAAAGGTCATTATGTCGACGATTTTCTAGACAGTAAGGATTCCATAGAGGAGGCTCTTCGTCTGGCAGAGGAAGTGAGATACGTCCACCTACAGGGTGGTTTTGAAATAAGGAACTTTCTATCCAATTGCCCGGAAGTAATCGATGGTCTGGGAGAACGGAGTACGACTACTGATAAAATGTGGAGTTCAGAGGTAGAAGCAGCGGAATCGGTGCTGGGAATTCGCTGGCTGCCTCGGTCCGACGAATTAACCTTCTCTGTGTACATGCCGACCACAGTGGAGAATCTACTAGATGGCTCCATTCGTCCAACGAAGCGACAAGTGTTAAGAACCGTCATGAGTCTATATGATCCTCTTGGCTTTCTCGCAACTTACGTGATCCAAGGTAAGATGATCATCCAAGAACTTTGGCGTATCAGTTGCGGCTGGGATGAACAGGTAGACGATCAAGTTTTCAACGACTGGAAGCGATGGGTTACGCTTCTGCCCAGGCTCAACGACATTAGAGTTCCGAGGGCGTATTTCGGATCGGCTATACCAGAACAATGCCAACCAATTCAGCTGCATACATTCGTCGATGGGAGCAGTACTGCATATGCTTGTGTAGTATACATCCGCTTCGTCCACGCTGGTCAACCGCGGTGCGCATTAGTGGGAGCAAAAGCTAAGGTAGCGCCCATTAAAACACTATCGATCCCACGACTAGAACTGCAAGCGGCTACACTGGGGACCAGATACGCACAGTTTATTCTGGAGAATCACCAAATACCAATTCGGCAACAGTTTTATTGGACTGATTCATCAACTGTTCTTCATTGGATCAACTCTGATTCTCGGAAATATCGGCCGTACGTCGCATGCAGAATTGGGGAAATTGTGACGACTACAAATCCATCGGAATGGATGAAAGTACCATCGGCGGAGAATGTGGCGGACAAGGCGACGAAGTGGGGCAACGGCCCATGTTTTGATGCTGAAGATCCTTGGTTTCGAGGTCCGAAGTTCTTGTGGAACCCAGAGGAATGGTGGCCTGCACAAAATTGGAGGGGAAAAGAAGCAGCAGAGGAACTACATACCGTTCTGGTCAACCATCGTGTGGTCAACGAAGCAGTGATTGATGTGGCCCGTTTTTCAAAGTGGGAACGGTTGCTGCGTACCATGGCATACATTCTAAAGTTCGGAAGTACAACGGAAAATAGGCCGTCATCGGAGTTATTGGTCAATTCAGATCTCCTGCGCAGAGCGGAAGTGAAGCTGTGGAAGATTGTCCAATCAGAAGCGTTTCCTGGAGAGATTGCAGCGTTGCAGAACCCAAGTTCAACAAAGCCTTCGGGAGCGGTGCCGGTATCGAGCAAGTTACACAAGTTATCTGCTTTCCTGGATGAGGAAGGATTGGTTCGAATGGATGGTCGTATCGGCACCGCTCCCAACCTGCCGAACGAAGCTAAGTATCCTGTGATACTGGCTCAGAACCATCCAATAACCTTTCTTTTCGTAGATTTTTATCACCGCCAATACAATCATCGAAATCAGGAGACGGTTGTCAACGAACTTCGACAGGTCGTCTACGTTCCAGGCCTTCGACGTCTGGTCCGCAAAGTAGCTTCAAGATGCCAGATGTGTAAAGTGTACAATGCATCGCTGAGTTCCCCTAAAATGGGACCGCTTCCCAGGGCCAGAGTTGAGGGGTTTGTCCGACCCTTCACCTACACCGGGTTGGATTATTTCGGCCCGGTGCTCGTTAAAGCCGGACGCAGTCATGTGAAGAGGTGGGTGGCCTTATTCACGTGCATGACGACCCGGGCTATTCACATGGAAGTGGCTCATAGTATGTCGACGGATTCCTGCAAGATGTGTATTCGACGGTTCATTGCGAGGAGAGGTGCGCCAGCCGAATTGTATTCCGATAACGGCACCAATTTTCGTGGTGCCGCAAGTGAGCTCCAGAAGCAGATCCAGAAGACCAATCAAGACTGCGCTGAGACGTTTACGAACACCGTGACTAAATGGTATTTCAACCCACCAGCTGCACCTCACATGGGTGGGGTGTGGGAACGACTTGTGCGATCAGTAAAAGTTGCTCTACAGTCAATGAACTTCGCTCCGAGAGTTCCTGATGATGAAACCTTTGAAACGATGATCCTAGAAGCTGAGAGTATGATCAACTCAAGGCCTCTTACCTATGTTACACTGGATTGGGCCAGCCAAGAAGCCCTAACTCCCAACCACTTCTTGTTGGGTAGTTCGAATGGAGTTAAGCAACCGCCAGCAGAACCGACGACGCCATCCGAATGTCTACGCAGCAGCTGGAACTTGATGAGACATATCTTGGACGGATTCTGGACGAGATGGCTACGCGAGTATTTACCAACAATTACAAGGCGTACGAAATGGTTCAGAGATACAAAACCAATTGAGGTTGGTGATCTGGTCTTCATCGCCAACGAACAGAAGCGGAACACTTGGGTTAGAGGTCAGGTCGTTGAAGTCATCAGGGGAAAGGACGGAATAACCAGGCAGGCACTGGTGCGAACGGAAGCTGGAGTCATCCGACGTCCCGCTGTGAAGCTCGCCGTTATCGAGGTAGCTGAAAACGGTAAGGTAGCAGCCTGCCAACCAGGAGAACAGACTCAACCTTACGGGTCGGGGGATGTTGGTACTGCGCTCGACTGTTCGCAGTCCCCTTGA